In Sphingomonas phyllosphaerae, one DNA window encodes the following:
- a CDS encoding metallophosphoesterase family protein yields the protein MHADPYDDGPERIYAIGDVHGRLDLFGELIARIGRDQEARPPAATKIILLGDIVDRGGDGAGMVRGCMKLTAASDRFVVLKGNHEEMMVQALDGDLKTYRAWLAFGGRETLLGWGVDPAAVTADATRSDLRHAAQTVGPEVLMWLDRLPLHHRYDDFLFVHAGIRPAVPLGQQDPGDLLWITDDFLMSDADHGLTVVHGHSVVEDGPDVRANRIGIDTGAFRTDRLTAIGIENGHVWFMDTAEHENAMPLSTFTAPGER from the coding sequence ATGCATGCAGACCCTTACGACGACGGGCCCGAGCGGATCTACGCGATCGGCGACGTCCACGGTCGCCTCGACCTGTTCGGCGAGCTGATCGCGCGCATCGGGCGCGATCAGGAAGCCCGGCCGCCGGCCGCAACGAAGATCATCCTGCTCGGCGATATCGTCGATCGCGGCGGCGATGGAGCCGGCATGGTGCGCGGCTGCATGAAGCTCACCGCCGCGAGTGACCGCTTCGTGGTCCTGAAGGGCAATCACGAGGAGATGATGGTGCAGGCGCTGGATGGCGACCTGAAGACCTATCGCGCCTGGCTGGCATTCGGTGGGCGCGAGACGCTGCTCGGCTGGGGCGTCGATCCGGCGGCCGTCACCGCCGACGCGACACGATCGGACCTGCGCCACGCCGCCCAGACCGTCGGCCCGGAGGTGCTGATGTGGCTCGATCGATTGCCGCTGCATCATCGGTACGACGACTTCCTCTTCGTCCATGCCGGCATCCGGCCCGCGGTTCCGCTCGGGCAGCAGGATCCCGGCGACCTGCTCTGGATCACCGATGACTTCCTCATGTCCGACGCGGATCACGGCCTGACGGTCGTGCACGGTCATTCCGTCGTGGAGGACGGACCGGACGTGCGCGCGAACCGCATCGGGATCGACACCGGGGCATTTCGCACCGACCGCCTGACCGCGATAGGGATCGAGAACGGCCATGTCTGGTTTATGGATACAGCCGAACACGAGAATGCCATGCCGCTGTCGACCTTTACCGCTCCTGGTGAACGATGA
- a CDS encoding Arm DNA-binding domain-containing protein, whose amino-acid sequence MATAAGTVKVGHQSARERLTDKRVEKLTAPAGKRVEIGDTIVRELRIRVSDKGAKSWSLLYRVAGAGDGETRGAMKRMTLGAYPLVSLEKAREKARAALDAADRGVDPAAQRGEELAQRKVRTFAAVFERFVDLHVKQNTKEGRFAKDRAAALAAAHEGKAKPKGPNGKLGRVAAERIIADNALPLWRDRLIETITRAEVHDLLDDLVTDKGEALVFLHVDVDPRKGEDVASEQARILKSLNDFSPSPSVVVFSGGGYQALWRLDEPLYIGGTAERWTDVEAHPPQRRAQGGLHRRARPPRHSEPRRPRGIAAHRQPDGLPFDLRRRAPARPRVRLGVGRGRRDRAGRGRVRDLPPVDRGRRRARVRRPLQRADRRHRPPVQRPPPRIARPRPAARLPRRRRSQRQQARHPRR is encoded by the coding sequence ATGGCGACGGCAGCGGGGACGGTCAAGGTTGGGCATCAGTCGGCCCGGGAACGGCTGACGGACAAGCGGGTCGAGAAGCTCACCGCCCCGGCGGGCAAGCGCGTCGAGATAGGTGACACCATCGTCCGCGAGCTCCGTATCCGGGTCAGCGACAAGGGCGCGAAGAGCTGGTCGCTGCTCTACCGCGTCGCCGGGGCGGGCGACGGCGAGACCCGGGGGGCCATGAAGCGCATGACGCTCGGCGCCTACCCACTGGTGAGCCTTGAGAAGGCACGGGAGAAGGCCCGCGCGGCACTCGACGCGGCGGACCGGGGCGTCGACCCGGCTGCGCAGCGCGGCGAGGAGCTCGCCCAGCGCAAGGTGCGGACGTTCGCGGCCGTCTTCGAGCGGTTCGTCGACCTACACGTCAAGCAGAACACGAAGGAGGGGCGCTTCGCGAAGGACCGGGCGGCCGCGCTCGCCGCCGCCCATGAAGGCAAGGCGAAGCCGAAGGGACCCAACGGCAAGCTCGGACGGGTCGCGGCCGAGCGCATCATCGCCGACAACGCGCTGCCGCTGTGGCGAGACCGGCTGATCGAGACGATCACTCGCGCCGAGGTTCACGATCTGCTCGACGACCTCGTCACCGACAAGGGCGAGGCGCTCGTCTTCCTCCACGTCGACGTCGACCCGCGCAAGGGCGAGGACGTGGCGAGCGAACAGGCCCGCATCCTCAAGTCGCTGAACGACTTCTCGCCCTCGCCGTCGGTCGTGGTGTTCTCGGGCGGCGGTTATCAGGCGCTATGGCGGCTCGACGAGCCGCTCTACATCGGCGGGACGGCCGAGCGCTGGACCGACGTCGAGGCGCATCCCCCTCAGCGCCGAGCGCAAGGCGGCCTTCATCGCCGAGCTCGCCCGCCACGGCATAGCGAACCGCGCCGCCCGCGCGGCATCGCCGCACACCGACAGCCCGACGGGTTGCCTTTCGACCTTCGCCGACGAGCGCCAGCGCGACCCCGAGTTCGCCTTGGCGTGGGGCGCGGCCGTCGAGACCGCGCGGGCCGAGGTCGAGTACGAGATTTACCGCCGGTCGACCGAGGGCGTCGACGAGCCCGTGTTCGGAGGCCGTTACAAAGAGCAGATCGTCGGCACCGTCCGCCGGTACAGCGACCGCCTCCTCGAATTGCGCGCCCGCGCCCTGCTGCCCGCTTACCGCGACGCCGCCGCTCTCAACGTCAACAAGCGCGTCACCCACGACGTTGA
- a CDS encoding glycoside hydrolase family 16 protein: MNYRHAALSSLMLTSLAALAASRSSDAPATTVTPVTVVASPLTNNGKASSQAPSIAAPTSRTGALSGSLAVAATTVVSPASPCTGNYAQISTAALPEITVKSGGINGWDERYKGRPLSLLNASVDHCQTFDANVSLVGPMLYARGRENFGLASFDAAGGAAYKFYNGNLVLKAYKDAAGAHGGLIQSVSPGQAYNGVAIQPNQTGYTCAGCYWEARMKMPVAYGTWAGFWLLSPDDPKNRGHLEVDGIEYYSLGNKRGHHHATHRWSGGKSTGNNGYSLSDEIGNGDWHTYGIDLRGMAKIDGKPAIVIYMDGKEVDRLVASADYFTTPFYYLVNLTTALPKTGVIDYPQALWIDHVIAWKPRA; the protein is encoded by the coding sequence ATGAATTACCGTCATGCTGCGCTCTCCTCGTTGATGCTCACCAGCCTGGCTGCCTTGGCTGCCAGCCGGTCGAGCGATGCGCCCGCCACGACCGTCACGCCGGTGACTGTCGTCGCCAGCCCGCTGACGAACAACGGAAAAGCCTCAAGCCAGGCGCCGTCCATCGCCGCACCGACGAGCCGCACCGGCGCGCTTTCCGGCAGCCTCGCGGTCGCGGCGACCACCGTCGTCAGCCCGGCCTCGCCTTGCACCGGCAATTACGCGCAGATCAGCACCGCCGCGCTACCCGAGATCACCGTCAAAAGCGGCGGGATCAACGGCTGGGACGAGCGCTACAAGGGCCGCCCGCTCAGCCTGCTCAACGCCAGCGTCGATCATTGCCAGACCTTCGACGCGAACGTCAGCCTCGTCGGACCAATGCTTTACGCACGCGGACGCGAAAATTTCGGCCTCGCGAGCTTCGACGCAGCCGGTGGCGCCGCCTACAAATTCTACAACGGCAATCTGGTGCTCAAGGCCTATAAGGACGCAGCCGGTGCGCACGGCGGGTTGATCCAGTCGGTGAGCCCGGGGCAGGCCTATAACGGCGTCGCCATTCAGCCCAACCAGACCGGCTACACCTGTGCGGGCTGCTATTGGGAAGCCCGGATGAAGATGCCGGTCGCTTACGGGACCTGGGCAGGTTTCTGGCTGCTCAGCCCGGACGATCCCAAGAACCGCGGACACTTGGAGGTCGATGGCATCGAATATTACAGCCTCGGCAACAAGCGCGGCCACCACCACGCCACCCATCGCTGGTCAGGGGGCAAGTCGACCGGTAACAACGGCTACAGCCTGTCGGACGAGATCGGCAACGGCGACTGGCACACCTATGGCATCGACCTGCGCGGCATGGCGAAGATCGACGGCAAGCCCGCGATCGTGATCTACATGGACGGCAAGGAAGTCGACCGGCTGGTGGCCAGTGCCGATTACTTCACCACCCCTTTCTATTATCTGGTCAATCTCACCACCGCGTTGCCGAAGACCGGCGTAATCGACTATCCGCAAGCTTTGTGGATCGACCATGTCATCGCGTGGAAACCCCGCGCGTAG